The window ACCTCCGGATGCTGCTGCACCTCCTGTGGGCTGCCATCTGCGATCTTCTGCCCGAAGTTGAGCACCATGATGCGATCAGAGATATCCATGATCATCCGCATATCGTGCTCGATAATAATGATGGTCAGATCACGCTCCTCCTGAATGTCGAGAATGAAACGGACCATATCCTCGGTCTCTTCAGCATTCATCCCGGCAACCGGTTCATCCATCAGCAGAATTTTGGGCTGCATGGCCAGCGCCCGAGCCAGCTCAACCCTTTTCTGCAATCCATAGGCAAGAGTGGCGACCGGCTGCTTGCGAATATGTTCAATCTCAAGAAAATCGATGATCTCCTCTTCGATCTCCTCCCGCAATGCCATCTCTTCCCGATGAGCGCGCCCCCAATACAGCGAAGCCTCCAGCAATCCAGTTTTTAAATGGGCATGAGAACCAAGCTTGATATTGTCAAGGACCGTCATGCCACGGAAAAGGGCGATATTCTGAAATGTTCGGGCGAGGCCCATGGCTGCCCGGCGGTCAGGGGTAAGACGTGAGATACTCTTGCCGTCAAAGATGATCTCTCCTTTTTGCTGATGATAAAAGCCTCCCAGACAGTTTAAGATCGATGTCTTACCAGCCCCATTGG of the Candidatus Anaeroferrophillus wilburensis genome contains:
- a CDS encoding ABC transporter ATP-binding protein, producing MAILEVNNVHLSFGGLQVLYDVSFSVNSGEIYAIIGPNGAGKTSILNCLGGFYHQQKGEIIFDGKSISRLTPDRRAAMGLARTFQNIALFRGMTVLDNIKLGSHAHLKTGLLEASLYWGRAHREEMALREEIEEEIIDFLEIEHIRKQPVATLAYGLQKRVELARALAMQPKILLMDEPVAGMNAEETEDMVRFILDIQEERDLTIIIIEHDMRMIMDISDRIMVLNFGQKIADGSPQEVQQHPEVLKAYLGEKRGQR